From the Eschrichtius robustus isolate mEscRob2 chromosome 19, mEscRob2.pri, whole genome shotgun sequence genome, the window tctaacaagttcccaggagctgctgctgctgttctagggacacactttgagaaccgctATGGCGGGCCCTTGGTCTGACTTTAGCTGAGGTGGCTCCCCTTTCCAGCTTATACCCAATGACCGTCACTTTAGCCAGTCTCTTCGGCTTTTGCTCTTGATATAGGGAAGCCATTGGAAGATTTTAAGGAAGGAGGGTGTCTGACTAAGGCCACGTGGGTCAAGGGCTGAAGCAGAGAGACCAGTGAGGTCAGTGGTGGCTCGGACCAGATGTGGTGGTTCAGGTGGGCCCAGACCAACCTGCCCCTTACATGGAAGATGCtgtgttttgtttatatatttttttgctggCCATGCGGTGcgccatgcgggatcttagttccctgaccagggatcgaacccgtgccccctgcagtggaagctcagagtctaaaccactggaccaccagggaagtcctggcagagTTACTTGTTAATTATCTTCCTAAAGGATATCCTTGCATCAGCCCTATGAGGTGGAGTTTTAtagccccattttccagatgggcaAGTTGGGGCTCAGCTGGACAGGGGGGATGGACCCAGGAGATATCTGGACCAGACATATATGGGGTGAGGGGTATGGGAAGAATCGAGGATGACTCCCGGGTCTCTCCCAAATGGAGGACCTGAGAGATGGACGTGCTGACTCAGAGTGGCTCCCGGTGGTGGCAGGTGACACTGTTAGTGTATATAAACCATGGAGTGGCTAATATGGTGTCAAGGAGGGcagtgtgtgtaccacaggtagTGGTCGCATGTGGAGGCTCTGGAGTGGgaccacctgggttcaaatctagctttgtgaccttgggccgccttcctaacctctctgtgccttggtttccccatctcaAACTTGGGGATGGGAATACCAGTAGGTGACCCTTCTATAACacggtgtgccaggcaccattccaaGCACTTAGAGACATTATCCCACATGGTCATTAaatggtacctggcacatagtttgGAAGGGGAATGCTTTTATGTTGTATGACATTAAATCCTCCCCgccaaccctgtgaggtagacaCCAATATTGTCCCCGTTTTATgaacgaggaaactgaggatcgGGAAGGTTAAATACTTGGCCGAGGTCACATAGGGAGGAGGATGTGTGATGGCTAGCTCAGGTGTGAGACAGGTGTGCTTATAATTGGCAGAgacaggactcaaacccagatgATCAGAAACAGTTGAAGTTCCTAATGAAGCACCTCTTTTGGGGGAGACTTTATAACATCCACCCGCACCCCCCTTGTGGTTCAGTTGATATAGCCCCTGCCCCTTGGCCTCTCTGGACATTTCACTCCATCCCTGCTTTACTCCCATGCTTCTCCCCTGCCCCATGGCTGACTTGGTGTATCCCTTCCCCGTGAGTCATTTGGTTTGGTCCACAGATACTCCTTAGATGCCTCCTCCAACATCCTGGCCTCTCATTTGAGCACCCAACTCGGACCACATCCTCCTGACCATCCTGCCATCTCCAGACCACACGCCTGCCTTGTGGCCAAGGAGAGACCACTAAGTCCTTGACCCCTCATTTTAAACCTGCTTCCTGGCTTCAGTGCCCCCTCCAGCTTCTACCCAATGATCATCACTTCAGCCAGTCTCTTGCCAGTATTCTCAATTCCCTCCTGTTTTGTATGGTTTTAAATTGCAGAGAAACCTGCAATGGCTTAAGTAAgctagaagtttatttctcccataaaaaaaaagtcttgaggTAGGCACTTAAGGCTAGTATGGCAGCTCCATTTTCCTGGGAACCCAAGCCCGTTCCAACTTTCTGCCTTACCATCTTAGAGTATACCCCCTTATCCTCATGGTCCTTTATAACTGCTAGAGCACCAGCCATCAAATCTAAGTTTCAGGCAacaggatggaggaaggggaagggatcaATAATATGGCACCATTTCTCTCTTAAGGCTACTTTCTGTAACTCACACGTGACATTTGCACTTAATCTCAAGGAGCAGAAGTTGGTCATACGATCACAGCTAGGTCACATGACCACaactagctgcaagggaggttgGGAAATGCAGTCTTTTAGCTGAAGCTGGGAAGGGTGCTTTCTCAGCTAAAATGCAGTATTATgttactaaaaagaaaatagatattttGAGGCAACTGGCAATCCCTGTGTatttgtttgctagggctgctgtaacaaaataccacagaccgggtggcttaaataacagaaatttatttgttcacaattttggaggctagaagttcaagatcaaggtgtcagtgtcagcagggttggtttcttctgaggcctttctccttggcttgtagattactgtcttccctctgtgtctgtgtccaaatttcctattcttctaaggacatcagtcatattggattaaggcccaccctaaagacctcattttaacctaattacctccttaaGACTCTATCTCCAAGTACAGTTACATTCTAAAggcctgggggttaggacttcaacatatgaatttgggagggacacaattcagcccataggaCCCTGCCACGTTTCTTGACTTCCAAAACCACCTCCCCCTGTAAATCATTCCACCCATCCACTTTGAAAAAGCCCCAAAACCTTATAGCTTGGAGGCCATTTCAGTGGTCAAAACTCAAACATCCATAAGGACAGAGAACATAAAaagagtgagggacttccctggtggttaggactccatgcttccactgcagggggcacaggttcgatacctggtaggggaactaagatcccacatggtgccatgtggcatggccaaaaaaaataaagaagagaaagaaaaggggaaaaaaaggagtgcAAGAGGGATAGAAATGAAGAGGCTGGGAGCTCTGTAAAAGTGAGTGTGTGCCCTGTCTGAAGGGGAAGGCTGCTACTAAGCTCCAGCTAGCTGCTGCCTCATGGAAATACCGTCTCTCTTACAGCTCTTCCAAATTTCTTAAAGGGATGCCAAACATTTTATGTGACTTTTCCCAAATTTTATATGATGGCAActggttcatttttaaaaatactttccagGCCAAATATAACACATCCAAAGGATGGATTGGGGCCACTGCCTCCAGCTGTGGTCTCCATTCCAGTTGGATCCTGGAATTCATTCTACACATACTTATTTCTAAGACTCAGGGCCCTCTCCTGGGTTCTGAGGACACAGCACTAAGAGACAGACTTAAATGATcactatgtatatataaatgtatgtatttgcAAACTGGTGAGAGCTATAATGGAATGAATGGGGCACTATTAGAGACAAAAATAGGGGACTGGATTAGATTATACTTGTGGTCAGGGAAAACCTCTAAGGAGGTGACACAGGGTGTGacatgaaggatgagtaggagtagGGGTAGAGATGTGCTAGAAACTGAAGgtggcatgtgcaaaggccctgaggtgctaGAGAGTATGGTTCTTTTCATATTAGGGGGAATGAAAGGTGGGTATTAGGGATGGAATAGAGAGGGAGAGTAAGCCAGACCATATAGAGCCTCGTAGGCCTTGAAAGAAATGTGACTTTTATCCTCCCTTTCCCCTCAACAAGATAACACAGATGATGCTGAGGGGTTCCATCAGAGAGATTAGTCcagagtcagcagaaggaaggagatgtGGGGATTTGTCAGCCTTTGGGGTAGACAGGGTAGGAGGATGTGGCATATACCAGAGACATGGGGGTggagaggggttgggggaggggcacaggCACGATGACAGCGAGTCCTGTCAAGCTCGGCCAGCCTTGGGGAAGGGTCTTTACTACAAGGACTCCCTCTACCCTCCAGGGTCCTTTCGGGTTGCCTTTCCTCATGCCGCGGAGAAAATACAGAAGATTATATTACAGCTTAAAGAAGGTAAAATAGACCATCTTCCCCCAGGCACAGACAATTAGAAAACCCCACTCCCGAGACCCCCATCTGCTCCCTTCAGCGCAAACCCCTGGCCCGATCTCTGAGCCGAGCTTCCCTTGGTGGGTCACTCGGGTCACAGCCTCTTCCTCTGCTCGGACCACTGTGGGTCCGGCCCCGGCCCTCCGACGGAAGGTTATCTCTAGCTGGGACCGCTTCTTAGGACGGTCCTGTCCCAGATTGGCCCGGGCCTCTTCCTGGATCTCTGTGTCTGGCCCTGTGCACTCTCTGAAAGGTTTCCTTTCCAACCGGGCCGCCTTAGGGCCTACTTCCAGCCTGACCACACCTCTAACTGGGCCCCCTAGTTAGACTCTGTCCCCTCCGAGCATCGCCCAGGATCTAAGCCCGCCCCGCTTGACGGGATACACCGGAGCTGGCCCTGCTTCCTTGGTGAGAGCAGCAGGCCTGCCGCCCTTTTCCCCCGACCCCGTCTGCCTGACCTCTTAGTGGAATGCTGCAGGCCTGGCCCCGCCTACAGGTGGAATGCTGCAGGCTTGGCCCCGCCCCCTAGGTGGACCGCGGCAGGCCTGGCTCTGTCCTCTTGGAGGAATGCATCCGGCCCAGAAACGTTTCCTCTAGGGGAACTTCAGGTGGGCACCTGCCGCGACTTACAGGGTAGTAACGCTTGCTCTCTCTCCGCAGTCCGGGCCTGCATCCCTCCCTGCGGTAAGCACATCACTCAAAGCTCAGAATTGCGGGGGAAGGGAGGTGGTAGGGGTCGAAACCTGGGACAGATGGGAGAGGATGGGTAAGGGGGCCTCTGATCCTAAGGGGGCCAATACGAGCCACGGGGAAAAGTAAGTAAACCAGGTATTGTTCACAAACCTCATAAAAGGTGGGTCCGAAAACCAAAGCAAACCAATAGGAATCCTAGAGGCTGGAGAGTGGTGAGAGCTGGCCAATGAGCACAGGGAAGGCGGGGCCCAGATTCTGTCTGGCAGGTAGAATCCAAGGAGGTTAAATAGACCTTAAGGTGGCCGAAGGCACCCGGGCTAGGGGAGGCAGATGGAGCCCAGATCCAGCGTTCCCGTCCCATAGGACTCCAGGAGGTCGCCCGGCGTTTCCGCTGCCGAGGGTGCTACTCCACGGTCTGCGACCTCCCGCTAGACTGCCCAGGTGAGGGGCGTGGCCTTGAAGGGCAAGAAACCTGAAAAACTGGAAGAGGGAGCTGAGTGAGGAGGAGGCGTGGTCTGGGGGCGGGGCCGGACGTGGGCGGGCCGAGGCGGTGATGCGGACTTGTCTTCAGTTCAGGACTTGACGGTGACTCGGGGTCATCAGGCTATGTTCTTTTGCACTGTGAACTTCCAGCTGCCTAAGGAAGAGATCACCTATTCCTGGAAGTTCGCAGGAGGAGGTGTGAGTCGGGGAGGGTCCAGCATGAAGAGTTTAGGAGGCGGGTGATGCTTTACTAGAGGATGGGGAGTCAGGATGCAGAGGGTGGGGACTCGGTCTAGATTCAGACTTCGTGCAAGGGGAGGGTCTCGGCATTTAAGGCTAAGGGGCAAAGCTCACAATGCAGAACCTGGGCTCAGGGGTGGGTTATCCGTAAAGGTTTTCGGCAGGAGAGCAAATACTAGGCCCAAGAGGCGGGGTCAAGACTTAGGAGGCGGGACTATGCGTGAAAGATCGACAAATATTTAAGAGCTGAGGGTGGGGCCAGGGCTTAGGAAGGCGTGGTCTAGCTCGGGGGCGGGGCTTTACGTTGTGGTTTGGCGAGTCGGGGCGGGGAGAATCTCTTCTGGGCGAGGGGCGAGGGGCCCCCCTCCTCTCGCCGCTCCAGCCCGAGCGTCCCGCAGCTCCGGACTCAGGACCTGTCCTACTTCCGAGAGATTCCGCGGGCCCGAGGATACCTGGCACGGATCCGGCCGGTGCAGCCCACGCACCGCGGGACCTTCTCTTGCGTGATCACACACGACCAGCGCCCCCTGGCGCGGCTCTACTTCTTTCTGAACGGTGCGGGCGGGGCGGAGCTGCGCGGCAGGGGCGGGGCTACGTGAGGGGTGGGGCTCGCGCCCGGCTGACGTGCGCGCCCCCGCAGTGACAGGTCCGCCACCGCGCGGGGAGACTGAGCTCCAGGTTGCTTTTCGGGAAGTGTTGCGCTGGGCGCCACGGGAGGGGGAGATGATCGAACCCTGGACGCCC encodes:
- the SPACA6 gene encoding sperm acrosome membrane-associated protein 6 isoform X1 yields the protein MALLAPGSAVLSALVALTVFRASALACLLCFTSYNERLQICQIFTGLESPDLGKCEEAFTDAFKGLLDTEINYDERSHLHDAFTQMTHSLQEVAAAQGSFRVAFPHAAEKIQKIILQLKEVRACIPPCGLQEVARRFRCRGCYSTVCDLPLDCPVQDLTVTRGHQAMFFCTVNFQLPKEEITYSWKFAGGGPERPAAPDSGPVLLPRDSAGPRIPGTDPAGAAHAPRDLLLRDHTRPAPPGAALLLSERCGRGGAARQGRGYVRGGARARLTCAPPQ
- the SPACA6 gene encoding sperm acrosome membrane-associated protein 6 isoform X4, whose amino-acid sequence is MALLAPGSAVLSALVALTVFRASALACLLCFTSYNERLQICQIFTGLESPDLGKCEEAFTDAFKGLLDTEINYDERSHLHDAFTQMTHSLQEVAAAQGSFRVAFPHAAEKIQKIILQLKEVRACIPPCGLQEVARRFRCRGCYSTVCDLPLDCPVQDLTVTRGHQAMFFCTVNFQLPKEEITYSWKFAGGGLRTQDLSYFREIPRARGYLARIRPVQPTHRGTFSCVITHDQRPLARLYFFLNVTGPPPRGETELQVAFREVLRWAPREGEMIEPWTPSLGELLARPEALTPGNQCLLAVAVALASASATVLAWIFFRWYCSGD
- the SPACA6 gene encoding sperm acrosome membrane-associated protein 6 isoform X3, with translation MALLAPGSAVLSALVALTVFRASALACLLCFTSYNERLQICQIFTGLESPDLGKYYDERSHLHDAFTQMTHSLQEVAAAQGSFRVAFPHAAEKIQKIILQLKEVRACIPPCGLQEVARRFRCRGCYSTVCDLPLDCPVQDLTVTRGHQAMFFCTVNFQLPKEEITYSWKFAGGGPERPAAPDSGPVLLPRDSAGPRIPGTDPAGAAHAPRDLLLRDHTRPAPPGAALLLSERCGRGGAARQGRGYVRGGARARLTCAPPQ
- the SPACA6 gene encoding sperm acrosome membrane-associated protein 6 isoform X2 is translated as MALLAPGSAVLSALVALTVFRASALACLLCFTSYNERLQICQIFTGLESPDLGKCEEAFTDAFKGLLDTEINYDERSHLHDAFTQMTHSLQEVAAAQGSFRVAFPHAAEKIQKIILQLKEVRACIPPCGLQEVARRFRCRGCYSTVCDLPLDCPVQDLTVTRGHQAMFFCTVNFQLPKEEITYSWKFAGGAPDSGPVLLPRDSAGPRIPGTDPAGAAHAPRDLLLRDHTRPAPPGAALLLSERCGRGGAARQGRGYVRGGARARLTCAPPQ